A genomic stretch from Corynebacterium faecale includes:
- the murA gene encoding UDP-N-acetylglucosamine 1-carboxyvinyltransferase: MKDKFLVNGGARLQGSVRVDGAKNSVLKLMAAALLAEGTTTLTNCPEILDVPLMRDVLVGLGCEVEIDGHTVTIHTPAELKSDADFPAVTQFRASVCVLGPLTARCGRAVVSLPGGDAIGSRPLDMHQSGLEQLGATTRTQHGAVVAEAEKLTGADITLDFPSVGATENILMASVMADGQTVLDNAAREPEIVDLCRMLRSMGADIQGEGSPQITINGVEKLNPTSHEVIGDRIVAGTWAYAAAITRGDITVGGIAPRYLHLPLEKLKLAGAQVETFENGFRVVMNQRPVATDYQTLPFPGFPTDLQPMAIGINAVADGVSVVTENVFESRFRFVDEMLRLGADATVDGHHVVLRGIEQLSSTTVWSSDIRAGAGLVIAALCADGTTEVRDVFHIDRGYPNFVENLQKLGADIKRVSG; the protein is encoded by the coding sequence GTGAAAGACAAGTTTCTAGTCAACGGTGGAGCAAGGCTCCAGGGATCTGTGCGAGTCGACGGCGCGAAGAACAGTGTGCTCAAGCTGATGGCAGCTGCACTTCTCGCGGAGGGCACCACAACCCTGACCAACTGCCCCGAAATTCTCGACGTCCCACTCATGCGTGATGTCCTGGTCGGTCTTGGCTGCGAGGTGGAGATTGACGGACACACCGTCACCATCCACACCCCGGCTGAGCTGAAATCAGATGCAGATTTCCCTGCTGTCACCCAGTTCCGCGCCTCTGTCTGTGTTCTTGGACCCCTTACCGCACGTTGTGGCCGGGCAGTGGTGTCGCTTCCTGGCGGAGATGCCATCGGTTCACGGCCACTCGATATGCATCAGAGTGGTCTGGAACAACTCGGCGCCACCACCCGCACCCAGCATGGGGCAGTGGTTGCCGAGGCGGAGAAACTCACCGGAGCAGACATCACCCTGGACTTCCCATCCGTTGGGGCAACGGAGAATATCCTCATGGCCTCAGTCATGGCGGATGGCCAGACTGTTCTGGATAACGCCGCCCGGGAACCGGAGATTGTGGATCTGTGCCGCATGCTCCGTTCAATGGGCGCGGATATCCAGGGCGAAGGATCCCCTCAGATCACCATCAACGGCGTGGAGAAGCTGAACCCGACATCACATGAAGTGATCGGTGATCGCATCGTCGCCGGAACATGGGCCTACGCGGCGGCCATCACCCGCGGTGACATCACTGTCGGAGGTATTGCCCCGCGCTACCTCCACCTGCCCCTGGAAAAGCTCAAGCTTGCGGGTGCCCAGGTGGAGACCTTTGAAAATGGTTTCCGTGTTGTGATGAACCAGCGGCCCGTTGCCACCGATTACCAGACCCTTCCATTCCCGGGTTTTCCCACTGACCTCCAGCCGATGGCTATCGGAATCAACGCAGTAGCTGATGGCGTCTCAGTAGTAACAGAGAATGTTTTTGAATCCAGGTTCCGATTCGTGGATGAGATGCTGCGTCTTGGAGCTGATGCCACCGTGGACGGCCACCATGTTGTCCTCCGGGGAATTGAACAGCTTTCATCAACCACCGTCTGGTCCTCCGATATCCGTGCCGGCGCGGGACTGGTCATCGCCGCATTGTGTGCGGATGGCACCACCGAGGTTCGCGATGTGTTCCACATTGACCGCGGCTACCCGAACTTTGTGGAGAACCTCCAGAAGCTCGGCGCTGACATCAAGAGGGTTTCCGGGTAG
- the cysK gene encoding cysteine synthase A, with the protein MGNVYNNITETIGRTPLVKLNSLTEGLEATVLVKLESFNPANSVKDRIGLAIINAAEESGALKPGGTIVEATSGNTGIALAMVGAARGYNVVLTMPETMSTERRVLLRAYGAEIVLTPGAAGMQGAKDKADEIVAQRDNAILARQFENPANPQIHRETTAKEILEDTDGNVDIFIAGFGTGGTITGVGQVLKENNPEAQIYTVEPEASPLLTSGKAGPHKIQGIGANFIPEVLDRKVLDDVITVSNEDAVAYSRKLATEEGILGGISTGANIKAALDLAAKPENAGKTIVTIVCDFGERYVSTILYEDIRD; encoded by the coding sequence ATGGGCAACGTGTACAACAACATCACCGAAACCATCGGCCGCACCCCCCTGGTGAAGCTGAACAGCCTCACCGAGGGCCTCGAAGCCACCGTTCTGGTGAAGCTGGAGTCCTTCAACCCAGCCAACTCCGTCAAGGACCGCATCGGCCTGGCCATCATCAACGCTGCAGAAGAGTCCGGCGCCCTGAAGCCAGGCGGCACCATCGTTGAGGCTACCTCCGGTAACACCGGTATCGCCCTGGCCATGGTTGGCGCGGCACGCGGTTACAACGTTGTCCTCACCATGCCGGAGACCATGTCCACCGAGCGTCGTGTCCTGCTGCGCGCTTATGGAGCAGAGATCGTCCTGACCCCGGGTGCTGCAGGCATGCAGGGTGCCAAGGACAAGGCTGATGAGATCGTCGCTCAGCGCGACAACGCCATCCTGGCCCGTCAGTTCGAGAACCCAGCCAACCCACAGATCCACCGCGAGACCACCGCGAAGGAGATCCTCGAGGACACCGACGGCAACGTCGACATCTTCATCGCGGGCTTCGGCACCGGCGGCACCATCACCGGCGTCGGCCAGGTCCTCAAGGAGAACAACCCCGAGGCACAGATCTACACCGTCGAGCCTGAGGCTTCCCCACTGCTGACCTCCGGTAAGGCTGGCCCGCACAAGATCCAGGGCATCGGCGCCAACTTCATCCCTGAGGTCCTTGACCGCAAGGTACTGGATGATGTGATCACCGTGTCCAACGAGGACGCTGTGGCCTACTCCCGCAAGCTGGCCACCGAGGAAGGCATCCTGGGCGGCATCTCCACCGGTGCCAACATCAAGGCTGCTCTTGATCTCGCAGCGAAGCCTGAAAACGCCGGCAAGACCATCGTCACCATCGTCTGCGACTTCGGTGAGCGTTATGTCTCCACCATCCTGTACGAAGACATCCGCGACTAA
- the ramA gene encoding acetate metabolism transcriptional regulator RamA, protein MDTQRIKDDEDAIRSALASLKTATGIPVTMYATVLPDNRLQITQWVGLRTPALQNLIIEPGVGVGGRVVATRRPVGVSDYTRANVISHEKDSSIQDEGLHSIVAVPVIVHREIRGVLYVGVHSAVRLGDTVIEEVTMTARTLEQDLAINSALRRSGSPDGRSALKPNRVMNGAEWEQVRSTHSKLRMLANRVTDEELRRELEELCDQMVTPVRVKQTTKLSARELDVLACVALGHTNVEAAEEMGIGAETVKSYLRSVMRKLGAHTRYEAVNAARRIGALP, encoded by the coding sequence GTGGATACCCAGCGGATCAAAGATGATGAAGATGCCATTCGCTCGGCCCTGGCATCGCTGAAGACCGCGACGGGCATTCCTGTCACCATGTACGCGACTGTCCTCCCGGATAATCGTTTGCAGATCACACAGTGGGTCGGGCTCCGAACCCCTGCCCTCCAGAACCTGATCATTGAGCCGGGCGTGGGGGTGGGTGGCCGCGTGGTGGCGACCCGTCGCCCAGTGGGTGTCAGTGATTACACCCGGGCCAATGTGATCTCTCATGAGAAGGATTCCTCCATTCAGGATGAAGGGCTGCACTCCATTGTGGCCGTACCGGTCATTGTGCACCGGGAGATCCGAGGCGTTCTCTATGTGGGAGTCCACTCCGCGGTTCGGCTCGGTGACACGGTGATTGAAGAAGTAACCATGACTGCCCGGACACTCGAGCAGGACCTGGCCATCAACTCAGCGCTCCGTCGCAGTGGGTCCCCTGATGGGCGCAGCGCACTGAAGCCCAACCGCGTCATGAACGGTGCGGAATGGGAACAGGTCCGTTCCACCCACTCCAAGCTCAGGATGCTGGCTAACCGTGTGACCGATGAGGAACTGCGCCGCGAACTCGAAGAGCTCTGTGATCAGATGGTCACCCCGGTCCGGGTGAAGCAGACCACCAAGCTGTCAGCCCGCGAACTTGATGTGCTCGCGTGCGTGGCGCTGGGCCACACCAATGTGGAGGCAGCAGAGGAAATGGGTATCGGCGCAGAGACCGTGAAGAGCTACCTGCGCTCTGTCATGCGTAAACTCGGCGCCCACACCCGTTATGAGGCTGTCAATGCAGCGCGCCGCATCGGTGCGCTGCCCTGA
- the ilvD gene encoding dihydroxy-acid dehydratase, translated as MTDKEPIDIKPRSRDVTDGLERSAARGMLRAVGMGDDDWVKPQIGVASSWNEITPCNLTLKKLAEFAKEGVHAAGGYPLEFGTISVSDGISMGHEGMHYSLVSREVITDSVETVMSAERLDGSILLAGCDKSIPGMLMAAARLNLSSVFLYNGSTMPGTATMSDGSEREVTLIDAFEAVGACRAGKMSREDVDAIERAVCPGEGACGGMYTANTMASAAEAMGMSLPGSAAPPAIHRDRTQYARRSGDAVVGLLREGIRARDIITRESLLNAVAVVMALGGSTNAVLHLMAIAHEAEVDLRLEDFNEVGDKVPHLGDLKPFGRYVMNDVFKIGGIPVVMKALLEAGLINGDCLTVTGKTVAENLAGINPPDPDGHILRAIDNPIHKTGGLTILTGSLAPEGAVVKTAGFDADRFEGTARVFNREKPAMDAVLNGELTAGDVVIIRYEGPKGGPGMREMLAITGAIKGAGIGKDVLLITDGRFSGGSTGLCIGHVSPEAVDGGPIALVQDGDPILVDIAQRRIDLLVDDSTLEERRNNLQHPENHRLHGVLGKYAKLVQSASVGAVCY; from the coding sequence ATGACTGATAAAGAACCCATTGACATCAAACCACGCTCACGCGATGTAACCGATGGTCTGGAGCGATCCGCCGCCCGCGGCATGCTCCGGGCCGTGGGAATGGGCGACGATGACTGGGTCAAGCCCCAGATCGGTGTTGCCAGTTCCTGGAATGAAATCACCCCCTGCAACCTCACCCTGAAAAAACTCGCAGAATTTGCCAAGGAGGGTGTCCACGCCGCAGGTGGATATCCACTGGAGTTCGGCACCATCTCCGTCTCCGACGGCATCTCCATGGGACACGAGGGGATGCACTACTCCCTGGTCTCCCGCGAGGTGATCACTGATTCAGTGGAAACCGTCATGAGTGCAGAACGCCTCGACGGATCAATCCTGCTCGCCGGCTGTGACAAATCCATTCCCGGCATGCTCATGGCCGCCGCCCGCCTGAATCTGTCCTCTGTATTCCTCTACAACGGCTCCACCATGCCGGGTACCGCCACCATGTCCGACGGTTCGGAGAGGGAAGTCACCCTCATCGACGCGTTCGAGGCTGTCGGCGCGTGCCGGGCTGGAAAGATGAGCCGTGAGGACGTGGACGCCATTGAGCGTGCCGTCTGTCCTGGCGAGGGTGCCTGTGGTGGCATGTACACCGCCAACACCATGGCTTCCGCCGCAGAGGCCATGGGGATGTCCCTCCCCGGTTCCGCTGCCCCGCCTGCCATCCACCGCGACCGCACCCAGTACGCACGTCGTTCCGGCGACGCGGTGGTGGGACTGCTCCGCGAGGGCATCCGGGCCCGCGATATCATCACCCGCGAATCACTGCTCAACGCCGTGGCCGTGGTCATGGCCCTGGGTGGCTCCACCAACGCTGTCCTGCACCTCATGGCGATCGCCCATGAAGCTGAGGTTGATCTGCGTCTCGAGGACTTCAACGAGGTCGGTGACAAGGTTCCCCACCTCGGTGACCTCAAGCCCTTCGGACGCTATGTGATGAATGACGTATTCAAGATCGGTGGCATCCCCGTGGTGATGAAGGCGCTCCTGGAGGCCGGCCTCATCAACGGTGACTGCCTCACCGTCACAGGTAAGACCGTGGCAGAGAACCTGGCTGGCATCAACCCACCAGATCCTGATGGTCATATCCTGCGCGCGATCGACAATCCGATTCACAAGACCGGCGGGCTCACCATCCTCACCGGAAGCCTCGCACCAGAAGGGGCCGTGGTGAAGACCGCCGGTTTCGATGCCGACCGTTTCGAGGGCACCGCCCGGGTATTCAACCGCGAGAAGCCCGCCATGGACGCTGTGCTCAACGGCGAACTGACGGCCGGTGATGTGGTGATCATCCGTTATGAAGGCCCCAAGGGTGGCCCGGGCATGCGTGAGATGCTCGCCATCACCGGAGCGATCAAGGGCGCGGGAATCGGCAAGGACGTCCTGCTGATCACCGATGGCCGCTTCTCCGGTGGTTCCACGGGCCTATGCATCGGCCATGTTTCCCCGGAGGCTGTCGACGGTGGCCCCATCGCCCTTGTCCAGGACGGCGATCCGATCCTGGTGGATATCGCCCAACGCCGGATCGATCTCCTGGTAGATGACTCCACTCTGGAAGAGCGGCGAAACAACCTCCAGCATCCGGAGAACCACAGGCTCCATGGTGTGCTGGGCAAGTACGCCAAACTGGTCCAGTCCGCCTCTGTCGGGGCGGTCTGCTACTAG
- a CDS encoding cob(I)yrinic acid a,c-diamide adenosyltransferase, with translation MAIHLTKIYTRTGDDGTTGLSNFSRVSKDDPRLIAYADSDEANCAIGEVLALGNPSEEMTSVLRRVQNELFDVGADLANPIEENPKYPPLRVLPEYVERLEADCDSWNEDLPDLDSFILPGGTPAAALLHTARVVTRRAERSAWVAVREHPDTTSVLPAKYLNRLSDLLFILSRVANDGDDVKWVPGGKR, from the coding sequence ATGGCAATTCACCTGACCAAAATTTACACCCGGACCGGCGATGACGGGACCACCGGACTGTCCAACTTCTCCCGTGTATCCAAGGATGATCCCCGTCTGATCGCCTACGCGGATTCCGATGAGGCGAACTGCGCGATCGGAGAGGTTCTCGCACTGGGCAACCCCAGTGAAGAGATGACCTCGGTGCTACGCCGCGTTCAAAATGAGCTCTTCGATGTCGGTGCGGACCTGGCCAATCCCATTGAGGAGAACCCGAAGTACCCACCACTGCGGGTTCTGCCGGAATATGTCGAACGGCTCGAGGCTGATTGTGATTCATGGAATGAGGATCTCCCCGACCTTGATTCCTTCATCCTGCCCGGTGGAACCCCCGCGGCAGCTCTGCTCCACACCGCACGTGTGGTCACCCGTCGCGCGGAACGATCCGCATGGGTGGCGGTACGCGAACACCCAGACACCACCTCAGTTCTGCCCGCGAAGTATCTGAACAGGTTGAGCGATCTGCTGTTCATTCTCTCGCGTGTTGCCAATGACGGCGACGATGTGAAGTGGGTTCCGGGCGGAAAGCGCTAA